The genomic DNA TCACAGTCTACTATGTCCCCTGTACTTTCATCTACCTTCGGGCTGGCTCCAAGAGTCCCCTGGATGGGGCAGTGGCTGTGTTTTACACTGTTGTCACTCCATTACTGAACCCCCTCATCTACACACTGAGGAACCAGGAAGTGAAGTCTGCTCTGAAGAGAGTAGCCTCAGGTAGAGGGGCTGGGAGTGAAAATAAGTAACTAGAGGCTCAGGACTACCTACATCATCACTGCTGCAGCTCTTTTCAGCAACTGCTGCATGTGGCAGATGTTCAAAAACAGTTTGGTTTAAGCTGAATTGAGTGTAATTCTATTAGGAAGAAGCTTCTAGTGCTATGGTGCGTacctgctcagttgtatccaactctttgtgactcaatgtaccatagcctatcaggctcctctgtccatgggattctccaggcaagaatactggagtgggcagccattcccttctccaataaatcttcccaatccagagactgaatgcgggtctcctgcactgcaggcagattctttgagccagcagggaagcctgaaacAATATTCAAATCGGAgtctttggagaagagaaagggtatTTCACTGGTGTTTGTGCCACAGCCCTCTTTTCCCTAATGTCTATTAACTGGCACTCTAGTAGAGATAGCTACCAGGATCCAGTCTCTCCTTCTTCCCTAGCCAGATAACTGTAGATTAGACTGTAGACCATTCCAGGTATGGTCATATttcagagttctctcaaactGAGTAAGAGAAgaatttatgtgtatgtgtaatcCTTCCAGGTCTGGCCCTCACACCTGGCACAGGAACTTTTCCATGATTTTTCCTACTCTGAGCTGGGACTGGCATACAACAGGGACCCAGCTTCATCAGCAGTACCTTGTAACCAAGTGGAAATGAATCACCTGCCAACTTGGAGTGTTTCCTTAAGaattttaagtgaaagaaaatagaCCTCTAACTTCTTTAATCCACTGTTTTTTTACTCAGTTACTTTGTTAGCAGTTTCATCTCATCCTAATTAATACTTTATTCAATCaataatttttaactgaaaattgaAACAGCACCAGGAAAGtcttttgaatttcatttaaattatccAAAGCACCCAGAAAACTTTTTGTCCAATTACTATAATGCCCAATAGCCATAGATCTGGAGTCCACCTGTCCCATCATTCAGTGGGCCAGTCAGTTAATCAAGCAATGTCCTTCTGACCAGGTCAGGGTAATATAAATAATCTTGATCTATCCTTTATGATGTGTCCTGCTCTTATCTGGAGGAACAAGAAATACAGGGCAGTATATGAGCAGGTGTCAATAACTCCTTCCAGAAAATGAAGGACCAGGTAAATATGTTCTTTCATTTGCTGACAGTTTTTTCACCCATTTAGATGTATGAGGTCATGCTAAGCCTATTGTATAAACATTACcatcttaataatttttaagtgtacgGTTCAGTGGTATGAAATACATTCACATCATTGTGCAACCATCATGACCACCCATGTCCATAACTCCTTTCACtctataaaactgaaactcaacACCCATCAAACAATAACTCCTATTCTCCCCTTCCACAAGCCCCTGGCAATCATCTTTACGcattctgtctctatgattttgactTTCCTAAATACCTCATACAGTGTTCGTCTTTTTGTGATTGGCtaatttcatttagtataatgccttccaggttcatccatgctgtggcATGTTGtggaattttcttcatttttaaggcaaaataatattctgttgtatgtataGGCCGTATTTGTATTTCCATTGATGGACTCTGAGATTGTTTGCACACTTTAGCTATTGTGTATAATGCTACTCTGAATATGGATCctcagatatctctttgagaccctgctttcagttctttggggtatatGCCAGGAGTGAAACTGATGGATCATAtggttattgtatttttaagttcTTGAGGACCCACCATGCTTTTTTCCACAAGGGTTgtactatttttcatttccacctAACAGTACACAGGAGTTCCTATTTCTCCACATCCATACCAGCacctgttgttttctgtttttctgatagCCACCATCCTCAtgaatgtgaagtggtatctcattgtagtttgggtttgcatttctctaattattagtgatgcttagcatattttcatgtgcttttcgCCCATTCATATATCCTTTTTAGAGAATATTCTGTGTATCTCTGTTAGATTTAGTTGGTTTAGTGTGCTGAGTcctccatttccttatcttcTTTCTGGCTGTTccatgtaaatggattaaactgTCAAGTCAAAGTCAGAAATTGACAGAATAAACACATTATCAAACTATATGCTATGGGCAAGAGACTCACTTGAGAGACAAAGACacaaagaagctgaaggtgaaaggGTGGCAAAAGATGCCAGAGACAAGAAGACATCACATAGTAGTAAAAGTTTCAGTACAGCGAGaacatataacaattataaacatttacATGCCTGATGACAGGTCATCAAAATATACAAAGCCAACCTAACAAAGCGGAAGGGAGAGATACACTGCTCTACAATGATAGGTGGAGTCTCCAAGACCCCACTCACAATAATGGATAGAACAGCcagttaataaaataaagaagtcaTGGGGATGAAAAGCACAGAATAGGGAATATAACCAgtaaatattgtaataactttaaaagatGACAGATAGAAAATAGACTTAATATGGTGATTGTCTcttaatttatataaacattGAATAACTTTGAAGTGAATGTaacattatatgtcaattatacataAACTTTCTAAAAAATCACTGCCCAGAGAGTATGACAAAGTATTAGAGATAATAGCTGGATTGGATGACTTCTCGTGTTCCTCTAACCCTGAGATTCTGTGCTTCTTCTATGTGGTTCTATCTGAGCACCTTAGTATTTATGAAGTACAAGTTCATAAAATGTGAGTGTACCACTATGAAAACATTTTCGACCTATAGCAATTACGttagttttttcttcctttttttcaaatttgttttgggaagagaaaagaaatcacagatGTGGAGTTATCAACAAGCCCTGTTAAGCTGCATTGCCTTTGTTCCACCTGATGTTACAAAGCTgggaaaagcttttaaaaacaaaaacaggtgaaAGCTAGAAACTAAGGGAGtttcccagaaaaaaaaccaTAAATACTGGTTTTGTCTTATCATAGGGGTGCTATTACAATATTCCCTAAGCCAAAGGTCTCACACACAGTAATTAACCCTGGGGAAAATGAAGTAACAGAACACAAGAGACCAACTTCAGCAATTACCTTCAGCAGGAGCAACAACTCTTCCCCACGTTTATATGGAGACTGGAAGAGGATGTCTACATATTACCAGACAAATAATAAATCAAGTTCAATAGTTTGGTCTTTCATTTTGATCCAGCCAGAACTGACTAATTGGGTCTTCCACCATAAGCTCTTCACAATAACTCCTGCTGAACCTTGGATCCAAAGCCATTGAAATCTCTCTCGGAACAGATTTATATCTCTTCTTCCGGGTTGAAAAAGGATTTTCTGTAGATGCTGACACCTCCAGGTAAAGGTGATTCTCTCTCCGCCAAATAGCACCTGCCCTAGTCCTATCCAGTTTCCCAGAGTTAAACATCACCTACAAGACTTGATCACtgaagtgctaaaaaaaaaaaagaggagctaTTTCCAAATATAAATGATTGCTAAGTAAGTTTCAGATATAGATAAATGCTTGATCCAAACACTGTGTAAGGGGTTTCTCCATCTATGTCCCTTTACTTCTCATTGTCTTTCCTTGCTTCATTAGtcagtatttctctttttcatctgtcttttctcttttagaaatGTTCTTTACTGCCTGGTAAGTctaactgtgggcttcccaggtggctcagtggtaaagaatccacctgccaatgcagaagacacagatttgatccctgggtcaggaagatcccctggagaagggaattgcaacctattccagtattcttgcctggaaaatcccatggacagaggagcctggtaggctacaacccatggtgtccaaagagtcaaacatgacttagtgactaaacatgcacgcgcgtgcacacacacacacacacacacacacacacacacacaagtctaaCTATACAGTTACCATATAAGCCTTTTCATATCAGGATGAGTCTCCCCAAGCCTTCTGTTACCTATGTCTTTCTCCAAAGCTACCCTTCTTCAGAAGCTCATTCACTGCCTACACTCAATGCCAACCAGAGAAGGTAAGAGCTTCTTGGAGTTCTCTGGTGGTTCCATCTTTGCTCCTTGCTGTTTAGTCCTTGTCAAGTTCCTTCTCCCACCCATAAGATAGATACTTTACCTAAAATTTGAAGATTGAAACACGGATGTTGGATAAAActataatctgatttcagtgataGTGACTAttttaaacatacattttaaattcattGCTCATACAGGTGTTATATTTTAGTTGCATTTCTCAGACAGTAACTCAAATTTTCTCatctcattgtatatatgtatatattcattccAATGTTATTcctctttatattattttcagttttatatgtcttattgtaaaattcagaaaatgacaATAGATTATATGTTTCCCAAGTATTTGGAATGCTTTTTACAGACTAAAATGTTGCCTTGAGTTGATTTTCAAAAAATGATGGATTTTTGAATGGTCGTTTCTTTGTGGCCATTTGAGACATGGTCACTAGACTTAAATATGTAATTTGGGACCAGAATTaagcaaaatttatttattgaaatggtGTCAAGCTTGTGCTTTTgcctaatttaaaaagaaatctacccTGTGGGCAAATCAGCCactaacaattttttaaatgatcaataTTATAGATTTATAGTCAATTTGTGGTCACTACTGATTCCTATACTTTTTTCAAACATGTTTGTACTAGATGACCCTCTGTGTTTTAACCAGGCCACAATTCAAAAATACATTGCACCAATATCTTCACAGTCTAGGTttctattaaatgaaaatattgccAAGCCCCGCAGGGAATGgtctactttttaaagaattgctCAGTGTAATAGAATGCCAGACAATGAAAGAAGATGGACAAGAAGATGGATTCACAGATTCAGGTTAACAAAATTTGACTTGTTTAATTTTAGGACTTGCACTTAATTCTACTACATCTAGTTTTAGAAACAGAGTAGCAACACCCGGTTAGAATCTTTGACAGAATGAACCTTCAAACTCTTAAAACTGTTATTTAGATCACAGACAAATCTCTGGCTTCAGGACACTGAGGATTAAcgttacaaattaattttttaaactcttaatGATTTAGCAATCTTAAATAACATgatttactaaaatattttggCTTATTCGTGGGAAGAAATGTAAAGTAAAATGTAGAATGAGTCCTAGACTAGACTCCAATTTGCTTGGAGTACTTAGCACTATCCAACTATGGGGATCCTGTGTCGTTTAGCTCCTCAAAGGATCATGAGGACACCACAGAGATATAAAACACCATCATTATTCTGAGTTCATATCACCCTGATCCTCTGAGGTTTCATCAGTGCCATGTTTTTTCTGTTGGCGCTGTAttcatctctctgtctctttctctatctctggctctctcctttccctccctctcccctttccctctctttctcaatctctctttctcctacccttccccacccctttctctctcccatccttcatctctctctttctctccaatTCTATTATTGAAAGACTGTAAGGCATCTTGGACCCCCATCTGGGATATTAATGAATCAGAATAGGTAGAGGGGTATTCACTCAATGGACACCAAGTTCACGCTTGGAGACCTATGGTAACTGGCAGTGGCACAGGGAAGAAGGTCATGACATACCAGAGGCAAAAGGAAGCTTTCCTGTTCATCTTTGTgcctaaatgcaaaagaaaaagtgGTAGAGAATCAAAGAGCAAAGCTTAGTTGCAACTGGAATGAAATCACATTTATTACAAACAGGGCTACATCCGTTCCCCTCATCCCTCCCATTAAAATGGCCCTAAAATCTAAGGGTAAGATTAGGAAATATGATTCTTTCTAGTTCAGTAAAACAAGAATCGTCACAGTGTGTGTGGACTGGAATTCCCTATCTGCAGGAAATCCCCAAAGAAATAACAGTTCCTAGAGAATAATTCAGAGAACAGATAATGTTCCCTAATGCAAACAGGAAaatgatatagaaaacaaatgaggaaaaaatGACTGGGAACTCTAAGTTAGGAAAATGTGTTGAAAAGAAGGGAGCCATTGGAAATAATAAAGGCAATCTAAAAGAGATACAGACTCAGGAAGAGAATAATTAGAGTAAAACTTTCTTGATGTATCCTCACTACTGCCCAGAAGAAAAAACTGTTGTGTCTGAAGAAAAGATTAAAGCATTCCCTTAGGTAAAGGGACTATGTAATTTACCAGGTGTAATTCAGTGAGACCTATTGCAGGATAAGTATGCTCCATCAAATTCTTCTTGCTCTGATTCAAAACTTAGAAATATACTGTACATTTGATTCCTAACTTGGTTTCCAGAGGCCTTGGTATTAGTAAGCAGTCACTCTGATTGGTAGGAAAACCATTTCAGTCATGGGAGTGAGATCTCCTATTATAAACTAACAAACTGATTCTTTGATTTCCCTTCCGAGCTTATTCAGACCAAGACTACCGTTGGGCACAGTCGTGAATTTTTCAAGGATGTCACTAGTAACTTAAACTTTCTGCACCTTCTGAAGTTGGGAATTGGGAAGAGGGGCCATAACTGTAACCTTGGCATCTGGAAGAGTTCTGTGGTTGACTTTTTGAAGTTCAATCATCACTGCTTTCCtgcaactaaaatattttaaaagccacaACTGCTCTTCCAGTCACTTGGGGAAAATGGGGTAGAAGGATTTCCTGCTTCTTTTCTTAAGTTCTATAAGAAAGGTTAAATAATGAGGGTTAACCTTTGATAGAGCATAGATACAACAGGTTTAAGGTCAAGCATTCATTGTAAAGATTTTTGAGTATAACTACCTATTATTTGTCATTGTCAGAATTGGATCTTGAGTTTCACTCCCCATCTTAGTAGCTTCAatagggaaatgaaaacatagaGGAGCAATCAAACATGCTCAAAACCAAGAGGTAAACTGATGACCCAGATGCATTATAATACTGTATTCACTTTCAGGATTTTCTTTCAGCAGCAGGACTATCTGTCCATGGTGTCTTATTCAAGCGTTGCCActtctcagctctttgtattCACATGAATTGGAGCACAGGTGTGAAGGTCAGGGGACTGTTAATCAGAGAGCTCCTGACATTACCTGTTAATCAAACTCCCTTTCTATTGCTGCAGATTAAAATCAACCAactcatttccatttctttctttctttctttctttcttttttttttgttactccatgaggcacgcaggatcttaattcctcaaccaaggattgaacctgtgcccctgcattcGGAGtgcaatcttaaccactggactgccagaaaagTCCCTCACTTCAATTTCTTTGACATCTAACCTCAACCCATGAGTTTAGATTACAAGAGAATCATACAACTATGGAgaggttttcttttaatttttttaaatttttaattagaaggcatcaccgactcaatggacatgggtttgggtggactctgggagttgatgctggacagggaggcctggagtgctgcggctcacggggtggcaaagagtcagatacgactgagcgactgaaatgaactgaactgaactgagaggataattgctttacaatattgtgttggtttctgccatataacagcAGGAGTCGtcttaaatatacatatgtcccctccctcttgaaactccctcccaccccctacgctgccccacccctctaggctgagctccctgtgttatccaacaacttcccactggctgtctatttcacatatggtaatgtataagtttcagtgctactctctcagttcggcccaccctttccttcccctgctgtgtccacaagtctgtcctcAAACTCTGtgtctctatccctgccctgcaaaCCAAAACTTACTAATCCAACCCTTTTCTTCAGGTGGGGAAATGTCAATCAAGGGGTTGGACTGAAAACTTGAAATAACTCTTCCACAATGAGGATCATTTTTTCTGTTCTAGCCGTTGCGCTCTCATCCTGCTCCTCTCATTTTGCTTGTCATCCtcactttttctttaatctgATGTCTCACTACAGCCATGCCTCTTTGTTTCTTGctctcttcccttcctttacAGCATGCCAAAGCAAAAGTATAATATACAAGGAGACTGAAATACATAGGACCAAGAACCAACCACACCGTTTCTCATATGCTTACAGCCTCACAagcattcttttcctttaatcGAAAACAACTTAGAGAGTAGACTTGTGTAATATCCAGCACTGTCACACTCAACTAGCCATTTAATCAATCTATTCTATTGTCTCTcctacaaaaggaaaaaggaatcttCTCATTTCCTGCCTACCTCCTCCCCAGTCTATGTAAGTTTCTGTCCTGGAAGAGATAAGAATGAACCCATGGCTTCTGGAAGTTTCTGAACTGGCAGACCATCCAACAAAACAAATATCCTTTCCCACATGCGTTGTTTTCAGTTAACCCTTAATCTTTGACCAAAGAGTTCCAGATGCAAGCACCTACAAGCAAACTCTTTCTGTAAAGCTCCAGAGagtaaatactttaggctttgCAGTCCAAACACATCTACTCAACTCTGTCATCATAGCACCAAAGCAGCTACAGACAATAACGTAAGTAAGTGAGCatggctgagctccaaagaaacTTTACTTACAAAACACGCCAACCAGTGCCGTAGAACTTCTCCCTGTTTGTCATCTCTCCACATGAGAGAAACTTCTGTGCCACTGTGctgtatttttatcatttctttctcttattcctCCTCACTTCCCTCTTACCTCCATGATAACTCCTGTTTTGTGCATTCTAACTCCTATTTTGTCCATTCTCTAGGTAAGATCTCTGCAGAGGATGGAAAGAATCAATAGCACATTGTTGACTGAGTTCATTCTGACAGGAATTCCCTACCCACCTCAGCTAAGGACGTTTCTCTTTGGGTTCTTCCTGCTGATCTACATCCTGACTCATCTGGGAAACCTGCTCATTCTAATCACTGTCTGTGTAGACCGGCAGCTCCATGCTCGTCCCATGTACATCTTTCTTGGTGTTCTCTCCATCATTGACATGGGCATCTCCTCTATCATTGTCCCTCGCCTCATGATGAACTTCACTTTAGGCCTCAAACCTATCCCATTTGGTGGCTGCATCGCCCAACTCTATTTCTATCACTTTCTGGGCTCCACCCAGTGCTTCCTCTACACCTTGATGGCCTACGATCGGTATCTGGCAATATGCCGGCCCCTGCGCTACCCCATGCTCATGAATGCTAAGCTGAGTACCTTGCTTGTGGCTGGAGCTTGGGTGGCAGGATCCAtgcatggggctctccaggccaTCCTAACCTTCCGTCTGCCCTACTGTGGGCCCAACCAGGTAGATTACTTCTTCTGTGACATCCCTGCAGTTCTGAGACTGGCCTGTGCTGATACATCAGTCAATGAGCTTGTGACCTTTGTGGACATTGGGGTGGTAGTTGCCAGTTGCTTCTCGCTGATCCTCCTCTCCTACATACAGATCGTTCAGGCCATCCTGAGAATCCGTACAGCTGATGGGCGGCGCCGCGCCTTTTCAACCTGTGGAGCCCATGTAACCATAGTAACTGTGTACTATGTACCCTGTGCCTTCATCTACCTGAGGCCTGAAACCGGCAGCCCCCTGGATGGGGCAGCTGCCCTCTTCCCCACAGCCATCACTCCTTTCCTCAACCCCCTCATCTACACTCTGCGGAACCAAGAGGTGAAGCTGGCCCTGAAGAGACTAATAGGCGGCCCAGGGACTAAGAGTGAGGTTTGAAAGGATCAGTCCCCCACTGGATGACCCTTCACATTTACAATTGAGTCTAATGTTTAGATttcagtgaggtttttttttttcctttttctcttgcaTGTAGCCACATAACACCAGTACAACAGGATTAAATACAGTTAAAAGTAAAATACTTTGTGGCAGTTCCTTAGTGTCTTTCAGATAAACAATCTTCAGCTGCTCCATCAGTGGGGAGTGAGGCTAAGGCCATTAGAAGGTAGCTTGGCACATTCACACATCCAGAGGATTGGCATACGGAAAGCATCCAATGGGCCTTTTGACCCATAAGCACATTGCTTACCCCCTCATAAGAGGAATCATAGTTCTTTTAATAGGAGAATGTTCTTCAGTTCTGTtccacctatatatatatatatatatatatatatcttaggaGCTAGTGCTAGGGAAAAAACTGTAGGgatttcttggtggtccagtggttaaacaaGGggtgtggttcgatccctggtcagggaactaagattccacatatggccaccaaaaaataaaaagaagctgtAGATTCCTTGACGTGTGCATCTTTACAGGCCTGACTTTGAGGACATACTGACGCCCCAATGgaatgtgaagaggagctaaagtaTTTAGCTCGCCTTGCCTGCTGAAGAAATAAACCTCCTCTTAAACTGGTACTTTCACAAtccaaagcaaattaaaaatccAAAAACAAGAATACAATTAAGTCTTTCTAAATGACTCaaatattcagctcagttcagtcactcaatcatgtccaactctttgagaccccataaaccacagcacaccaggcctccctgtccatcaccaactcccggagttcacccaaagtcaggtgcatcgagtcggtgatgccatccagccatctcatcctcggtcgtccccttctcctcctgcgcccaatccctcccagcatcatggtcttttccagtgagtcagctcttcacatgaggtggccaaagtattggagtttcagcatcagcatcagtccttccaatgaacaccaggactggtctcctttaggatggactggttggatctccttgcagtccaggggactctcaagagtcttctccaacaccacagttcaaaatcattaattcttcagcactcagctttcttcacagtccaactctcacatccatacatgaccactggaaaaccatagccttgactagatggacctttgttggcaaagtaatatctctgctttttaatatgctatctagtctGGTCATAagattccttccaaggagtaagcgtcttttaatttcatggctgcagtcaccatctgcagtgattttggatcccaaaaaagtaaagtcctacactgcttccactgtttccccatctattccccatgaagtgatgggaccagatgccatgatcttcgttttctgaatgtagagctttaagccaactttttcactctcctctttcactttcatcaagaggctttttagttcctcttcactttctgccataagggtggtgtcatctgcatatctgaggttattgatacttctcctggcagtcttgatcccagcttgtgcttcttccagtccagcatttcttatgatgtactctgcttataagttaaataagcagggtgacaatatacagccttgacgtactccttttcctatttggaaccagtctgttgttccatgtccagttcaaactgttgcttcctgacctgcatatagttttctcaagagacaggtcaggtggtctggtattcacatctctttcagaattttccacagtttgttgtgatccacacagtcaaaggcttattacccaacatcaaaaaataaagctcaatatgaaatttccttttaaaagaaaatagtacaATTAATTAGGACAGCATGATAATGTATCCAAATCCATATTCCATATCAAAATTAGATTCATGAGGTTGACAAGATTTCCTGGAgttgacatctggtcccatcacttcatgggaaacagatggggaaacagtggaaacagtgtcagactttattttggggggctccaaaatcactgcagatggtgactgca from Ovis aries strain OAR_USU_Benz2616 breed Rambouillet chromosome 7, ARS-UI_Ramb_v3.0, whole genome shotgun sequence includes the following:
- the LOC101107284 gene encoding olfactory receptor 10G3, yielding MERINSTLLTEFILTGIPYPPQLRTFLFGFFLLIYILTHLGNLLILITVCVDRQLHARPMYIFLGVLSIIDMGISSIIVPRLMMNFTLGLKPIPFGGCIAQLYFYHFLGSTQCFLYTLMAYDRYLAICRPLRYPMLMNAKLSTLLVAGAWVAGSMHGALQAILTFRLPYCGPNQVDYFFCDIPAVLRLACADTSVNELVTFVDIGVVVASCFSLILLSYIQIVQAILRIRTADGRRRAFSTCGAHVTIVTVYYVPCAFIYLRPETGSPLDGAAALFPTAITPFLNPLIYTLRNQEVKLALKRLIGGPGTKSEV